One Alcaligenes ammonioxydans DNA segment encodes these proteins:
- a CDS encoding 3-deoxy-D-manno-octulosonic acid transferase has product MNRFFYTASIHILAPALMAWMGLRARRAGGQWQVLSGPRFGFYGSAPTLEKAPVWVHAVSLGETRAAQPLIRALLDQGETVLLTHMTVTGREEGANAFAAEIASGQLVQQWLPYDFPGSVRRFFAHYRPCAGVLIEREVWPNLLAAARRQGVPMMLASARFSESALRTSLKAGSVMREAYRSFQLIYAQSLADAQRLELAGAQGVRVSGNLKFDVVLPQEKIARGRGFASDLGRRVVVIASTRETEHMDFIDAIAHYLRRERKQGSELHSPVLFVVVPRHPERFDEAADYLNQRGLRAVRRSELLKQGDTSTSAVEACREVDVLLGDTLGEMHWYYGMARVAIVAGSFQPLGGQNFIEACAVGVPVIVGPHTHNFAQAMQDAMQAGAAIRASTPALALQQAVELVDDPARHHKMADAGLHWVQMHEGAVQRVLSGLAQIRD; this is encoded by the coding sequence GTGAACCGATTCTTTTATACCGCCTCCATACACATTCTGGCTCCAGCCTTGATGGCCTGGATGGGTCTGCGTGCTCGTCGCGCCGGTGGGCAATGGCAAGTGTTGTCAGGCCCCCGTTTTGGTTTTTACGGTTCTGCGCCCACCCTTGAAAAAGCGCCTGTATGGGTGCATGCGGTCAGCCTGGGTGAAACACGGGCCGCGCAGCCCTTGATCCGGGCCTTGCTCGATCAGGGTGAAACGGTCCTGCTGACCCACATGACCGTGACGGGCCGCGAAGAAGGGGCAAACGCGTTTGCGGCTGAAATTGCCAGCGGGCAGTTGGTGCAGCAATGGTTGCCTTATGACTTCCCCGGCTCGGTACGGCGCTTCTTTGCCCACTACCGGCCGTGTGCCGGTGTGCTGATCGAACGCGAGGTGTGGCCCAATCTGCTGGCCGCTGCGCGTCGGCAGGGCGTTCCCATGATGCTGGCCAGTGCTCGCTTTTCAGAAAGCGCCCTGCGCACCAGCCTGAAAGCTGGCTCAGTCATGCGCGAGGCATATCGATCTTTTCAGCTGATTTACGCGCAGAGCCTGGCTGATGCCCAGCGTCTGGAGCTGGCTGGGGCCCAAGGGGTCCGGGTATCGGGAAACCTGAAGTTTGACGTCGTATTGCCGCAGGAGAAAATTGCGCGTGGTCGAGGTTTTGCCAGTGACCTGGGCCGCCGCGTGGTGGTCATTGCCAGTACGCGCGAGACCGAGCATATGGATTTTATTGATGCGATCGCGCATTATTTGCGTCGTGAGCGTAAACAGGGCAGCGAGTTGCACAGTCCCGTTCTGTTTGTCGTGGTGCCGCGACATCCTGAACGCTTTGACGAGGCTGCCGACTACTTGAATCAACGGGGGCTGCGCGCAGTGCGTCGCAGTGAACTGTTGAAACAGGGCGATACCAGCACCAGTGCGGTTGAGGCGTGTCGCGAGGTCGACGTGCTGCTGGGCGATACGCTGGGCGAAATGCACTGGTACTACGGCATGGCCCGGGTGGCGATTGTCGCGGGCAGTTTTCAACCTTTGGGTGGTCAAAACTTTATTGAAGCCTGCGCAGTGGGGGTGCCTGTCATTGTGGGGCCTCATACGCATAATTTTGCCCAGGCCATGCAAGATGCCATGCAGGCGGGTGCCGCCATTCGGGCCAGTACCCCCGCCCTGGCTTTGCAGCAGGCGGTAGAGCTGGTGGATGATCCCGCGCGCCATCACAAAATGGCAGATGCAGGCTTACATTGGGTTCAGATGCATGAGGGCGCAGTGCAACGCGTACTTTCGGGACTGGCTCAGATTCGCGATTAA
- a CDS encoding cold-shock protein → MQTETGIVKWFNNEKGYGFISPDNGGKDLFVHHSDILGTGFKSLEENQRVSYVSAEGQKGPQAKSIQKL, encoded by the coding sequence ATGCAAACAGAAACCGGTATCGTGAAATGGTTCAATAACGAAAAAGGCTACGGCTTTATCTCCCCCGACAACGGTGGCAAAGATCTTTTCGTTCACCATTCCGACATCTTGGGCACAGGCTTTAAATCCTTGGAAGAAAACCAGCGCGTTTCGTACGTGTCGGCCGAAGGCCAAAAGGGCCCACAAGCTAAGAGCATCCAAAAACTGTAA
- the galU gene encoding UTP--glucose-1-phosphate uridylyltransferase GalU — MKPIRKAVFPVAGLGTRFLPATKAMPKEMLPIVDKPLIQYAVEEAIAAGVTELIFITGRNKRAIEDHFDSIPELEQELAGKNKLELLDAVQNIIPSHVSCIYTRQPRALGLGHAVLCAAPIVGNEPFLVLLADDLIDANTPVSRQLVEAAHQYNGSIVATQNVNKNETNKYGIVSGDLIDSKATRLNGIVEKPAPEVAPSTQAVVGRYVLEPEIFDHLRRTQAGVGGEIQLTDGIASLLKSRAVYAYEYEGTRYDCGSKSGFFHATLEFGRKYHGL; from the coding sequence ATGAAACCTATACGCAAAGCTGTTTTCCCCGTCGCCGGTCTAGGCACACGTTTTCTGCCTGCCACCAAGGCCATGCCCAAGGAAATGTTGCCAATCGTCGACAAACCCCTCATTCAGTATGCGGTCGAGGAAGCCATTGCCGCCGGGGTCACCGAATTGATCTTCATCACCGGCCGCAATAAGCGGGCCATTGAAGATCACTTTGACAGCATCCCAGAGCTGGAACAGGAACTGGCCGGCAAAAACAAGCTGGAACTGCTGGATGCGGTCCAAAATATTATTCCCAGCCATGTCAGCTGTATATATACCCGCCAGCCGCGCGCGCTGGGTCTGGGACATGCGGTTCTGTGCGCCGCACCCATTGTGGGCAACGAACCCTTCCTGGTTCTGCTGGCGGACGACCTGATCGACGCCAATACCCCGGTATCACGACAACTGGTTGAAGCGGCCCATCAATACAATGGCAGTATTGTTGCCACTCAAAATGTAAATAAAAATGAAACAAATAAATATGGAATAGTTTCCGGCGACTTAATCGATTCCAAAGCCACCCGACTTAATGGAATCGTTGAAAAACCAGCACCGGAAGTGGCTCCTTCTACGCAAGCCGTTGTGGGCCGTTATGTATTGGAACCGGAAATCTTTGACCACCTGCGACGCACTCAAGCAGGGGTGGGTGGAGAGATTCAATTAACGGACGGAATTGCCAGCCTTTTGAAAAGTCGTGCGGTATATGCCTATGAATATGAAGGCACACGTTACGACTGTGGTAGCAAATCAGGATTCTTTCATGCTACGCTTGAATTTGGTCGTAAATACCACGGACTTTAA
- a CDS encoding type III pantothenate kinase yields the protein MTLLIDSGNTRIKLGWCHPLTGVREDQAVSLHADQLDQLASWLEAAHAPLQTFANQKGVQALGVNVAGPQVQAQIDAAVRRLGLGPVRWLQAQEQVFGLHNDYEQASQLGADRWAALLGLSDLLAQEHPDEQGALLISFGTATTIDLLGPAQNGIRHFLGGSILPGPSLMLASLKQNTAQLPQAHGQTAAFPRNTQSAISTGVAAAQAGAVLRQWEKGRQHLGHSPLIFLAGGGRALAQQELSEQLHHHCRLIAIAPPTLYELDTPALRGLALFACRN from the coding sequence ATGACCCTGCTTATCGATTCTGGCAATACCCGCATCAAACTGGGGTGGTGTCATCCTTTAACCGGCGTGCGCGAGGACCAGGCGGTAAGCCTGCATGCGGACCAGCTGGATCAGTTGGCAAGCTGGCTGGAAGCCGCTCACGCTCCGCTGCAGACGTTTGCCAACCAAAAAGGCGTGCAGGCACTCGGCGTGAATGTGGCAGGCCCCCAGGTTCAGGCGCAGATTGATGCCGCGGTACGCCGTCTGGGTTTGGGCCCCGTGCGCTGGCTACAGGCCCAGGAACAGGTTTTTGGCCTGCACAACGATTATGAGCAAGCCAGTCAATTAGGTGCAGACCGCTGGGCCGCTTTGCTGGGCCTGAGCGACTTGCTGGCCCAGGAACACCCTGACGAGCAGGGCGCTTTACTGATCAGCTTTGGGACTGCCACAACCATCGATCTTCTAGGCCCCGCGCAAAACGGAATACGCCATTTTCTGGGCGGCTCCATTCTGCCGGGCCCCAGCCTGATGCTGGCCTCCCTCAAGCAAAATACGGCACAGTTGCCGCAGGCACACGGGCAAACCGCCGCTTTTCCACGCAACACACAGTCGGCAATCAGCACGGGCGTTGCAGCCGCGCAAGCTGGTGCGGTGTTGCGCCAATGGGAAAAGGGACGCCAGCATCTGGGGCACAGCCCTCTGATCTTTCTGGCCGGAGGCGGCCGGGCATTGGCACAGCAGGAATTGTCCGAACAGCTCCATCACCACTGCCGCTTGATAGCGATCGCACCGCCGACCCTCTATGAGCTGGATACCCCTGCCTTGCGCGGGCTGGCCCTTTTTGCCTGCCGAAATTGA
- a CDS encoding biotin--[acetyl-CoA-carboxylase] ligase translates to MNTSSAFTLPSPRDIVAELRTRLPHFPQIRWVDSTESTNADLLALARQEAGPRVRPWLLGAHLQSRGRGRAGRTWENSVGANLMFSCAFDIFLPARQLPTLSPLSGLATTEALRQFLEPALRNRLAMKWPNDVLWDQAKLSGILVEATRASAAPSSNDHHVVIIGIGLNLREAATLSLNTQRAVADWTSIAEQSRQASLTRCSDIVAKVAQSLYLSLNHVTAHGFADLPARYAQVDALIGQQVHIIDNGHILHTGIVTGINTSGQLLLRHPDGSERAVTVGEVSVRAQR, encoded by the coding sequence ATGAATACCTCTTCTGCATTCACCTTACCCAGCCCTCGCGACATAGTGGCGGAGCTGCGCACGCGCCTGCCTCATTTTCCTCAGATCCGCTGGGTAGACTCGACCGAATCGACAAACGCGGATCTGCTCGCCCTGGCTCGCCAAGAGGCAGGCCCGCGAGTACGTCCCTGGTTATTGGGCGCGCATCTGCAAAGCCGTGGCCGCGGGCGGGCGGGACGCACCTGGGAAAACAGCGTAGGCGCCAACCTGATGTTTTCCTGTGCCTTCGACATTTTTTTACCCGCACGCCAACTGCCCACACTCTCGCCGTTGTCCGGCCTGGCCACGACCGAGGCACTTCGCCAGTTTCTGGAGCCTGCGCTGCGCAATCGACTGGCCATGAAATGGCCCAATGATGTGCTGTGGGATCAAGCCAAACTATCCGGCATCCTGGTCGAGGCCACCCGAGCTAGCGCCGCCCCCAGCTCCAACGACCATCATGTGGTGATTATCGGCATTGGATTGAATCTGCGTGAAGCCGCCACCCTTAGCCTGAACACCCAGCGAGCTGTTGCCGACTGGACCAGCATTGCCGAACAGTCGCGCCAGGCTTCGCTGACGCGTTGCTCGGATATCGTTGCCAAGGTTGCCCAGAGTCTGTATCTGAGCCTGAATCATGTCACGGCCCATGGCTTTGCTGACTTGCCCGCTCGTTATGCACAGGTCGATGCCCTTATTGGGCAACAAGTCCATATCATCGACAATGGCCACATCCTGCATACCGGCATCGTGACGGGCATCAACACCTCCGGGCAACTGCTGTTGCGCCACCCCGATGGCTCGGAACGTGCGGTTACCGTAGGCGAAGTTTCCGTTCGCGCCCAACGTTGA
- a CDS encoding alpha/beta hydrolase — MSERVDTIQFSGQAGVIDCALDWPAGEPKGWALLLHPHPLHGGARNNKVVTTLSRSATQHGLLAVRPDFRGVGKSAGEFDSSRGETADMLALIEQFPAHFPQWNSGPFMLAGFSFGTAVAAQVYASLKDAQAPLPPVFILTGTAVNRFRFREVSPPADTLLVHGETDDVVPLSEGMDFAREHQLPMVVLPEAGHFFHGKLIQLRELISRHLAAFGT; from the coding sequence ATGTCTGAACGCGTAGATACCATCCAGTTTTCCGGCCAGGCCGGGGTGATTGACTGTGCTCTGGATTGGCCAGCCGGCGAGCCCAAGGGTTGGGCCTTGCTGCTGCATCCTCACCCCTTGCATGGGGGAGCCCGCAATAACAAAGTCGTGACTACCCTGTCGCGCAGTGCTACTCAGCATGGCTTGCTGGCGGTACGCCCTGATTTCCGTGGTGTGGGCAAGTCCGCCGGGGAGTTTGATAGCAGCCGTGGAGAGACGGCCGACATGCTGGCCTTGATCGAGCAGTTTCCGGCTCATTTCCCACAGTGGAACTCAGGCCCATTCATGCTGGCTGGCTTTTCGTTTGGCACCGCTGTCGCCGCCCAGGTCTATGCCAGCCTGAAAGATGCCCAGGCACCCTTGCCTCCTGTATTCATCTTGACGGGCACGGCCGTCAATCGCTTTCGTTTCCGGGAAGTCAGTCCTCCTGCCGATACCCTGTTGGTGCACGGGGAAACCGACGATGTTGTTCCCTTGTCCGAGGGCATGGACTTTGCGCGCGAGCACCAGTTGCCCATGGTCGTATTACCTGAGGCTGGGCATTTTTTTCATGGCAAGCTGATTCAGTTGCGCGAACTGATTAGCCGACATTTGGCTGCGTTTGGAACCTAA
- a CDS encoding D-alanyl-D-alanine carboxypeptidase family protein codes for MTSIQKFASPVLSRCVVALALALPMVAQAQTQTPAPAESTQVLGAQTPALPGDLSVVPAPSLTARAWLSMDVNSGQIIAAEGLNEQVEPASLTKLMTAYLVFDALETGRLKLDQNVVISDKAWRTEGSRMFVKVNSQVSVNDLLQGVIVQSGNDASVALAEAVAGSEGAFAALMNEEAAKLGLTATHFKNSTGLPDPEHLTSVRDLGVLSAALVARFPQYLHYYSQKEYTYNNIKQPNRNRLLWLDNTVDGLKTGHTQSAGYCLVSTALRDGRRVVSVVVGTANDAARTENSLKLLNWSFQNFETVKLYDANNPAVTARVWEGEVENVGLGTAQPLWLTVPRGKSSEIKPVANYTQPLLAPLSKGDKVGTLTLSLDGKVLAEQPLLVLEDVPEAGFFGRMADKVRLMFE; via the coding sequence ATGACTTCTATTCAAAAATTTGCATCTCCAGTCCTTTCTCGTTGTGTGGTGGCCCTTGCCTTGGCACTGCCTATGGTGGCACAGGCACAGACGCAAACACCGGCTCCAGCCGAATCCACGCAAGTGCTCGGCGCCCAGACGCCTGCCTTGCCGGGTGACTTGTCTGTGGTGCCTGCACCCAGTCTGACAGCGCGTGCCTGGTTGTCCATGGACGTCAATAGTGGACAGATCATCGCGGCAGAAGGACTCAATGAACAGGTGGAGCCTGCTTCCCTGACCAAGCTGATGACAGCCTATCTGGTCTTTGATGCCTTGGAGACAGGCCGCCTGAAGCTGGACCAGAACGTCGTGATCTCTGACAAGGCCTGGCGTACCGAAGGCTCGCGCATGTTTGTCAAAGTCAATTCGCAAGTGTCGGTGAACGATCTGCTGCAAGGTGTGATCGTGCAGTCGGGTAACGATGCCTCGGTGGCGTTGGCCGAAGCCGTTGCGGGTAGCGAAGGCGCCTTTGCCGCCCTGATGAACGAAGAGGCGGCCAAACTGGGTTTGACCGCGACACATTTCAAGAACTCCACCGGCTTGCCTGATCCCGAGCACCTGACATCGGTGCGCGATCTGGGTGTGTTGTCCGCAGCGCTGGTCGCCCGCTTTCCCCAGTACCTGCATTACTACAGCCAAAAAGAATACACCTACAACAACATCAAGCAGCCCAACCGCAACCGTCTGCTTTGGCTGGACAATACGGTGGATGGACTAAAAACCGGCCATACCCAGTCAGCGGGTTACTGCCTGGTGTCTACGGCCCTGCGTGATGGCCGCCGTGTCGTCTCGGTGGTCGTGGGGACGGCCAACGATGCAGCTCGTACAGAAAATAGTCTGAAGCTGTTGAACTGGAGCTTCCAGAACTTTGAAACGGTCAAGCTGTACGACGCCAATAACCCGGCGGTCACCGCCCGCGTGTGGGAAGGCGAAGTCGAGAACGTAGGTTTGGGTACAGCCCAGCCCTTGTGGCTGACGGTTCCTCGTGGCAAGTCCTCGGAAATCAAACCGGTTGCCAACTACACCCAGCCCTTGCTGGCCCCGTTGAGCAAGGGAGACAAGGTCGGTACACTGACTTTGTCCCTGGATGGCAAGGTATTGGCTGAGCAGCCTTTGCTGGTGCTGGAAGATGTGCCCGAGGCAGGTTTTTTCGGACGTATGGCCGACAAAGTGCGCTTGATGTTTGAGTAA
- a CDS encoding D-amino acid aminotransferase, protein MIAGIDPDSIVYLNGDFVRLGEAKISVLDRGFIFGDGIYDVVPAYHGKPFRIDGHLGRLERSLAKVGIHNPFSRREWEKLVLDMLARSGRGADCMVYIQVTRGVAKRDHAFPDHVSPSIFIMVSPFKRVQQERETGLKAVTIDDERWLRCDIKSTSLLGNVLAKQQAVQAGVDEVIQFRDGFLTEGASCNIWIVRDGTLLAPMRNNLILEGVRYSLMEELAAQAGIAFQARQILRAEVDTADEILMTSATKEVLPIVVFNGQPVGDGLPGPVFAKLREGYDKAIKAAEQA, encoded by the coding sequence ATGATTGCAGGCATTGACCCCGATAGCATTGTTTACCTGAATGGCGATTTCGTGCGCTTGGGTGAGGCCAAGATTTCGGTACTGGATCGAGGTTTCATCTTTGGCGACGGTATCTACGATGTCGTGCCTGCTTACCATGGCAAACCCTTTCGTATTGATGGGCATCTGGGGCGTCTGGAGCGCAGCCTGGCGAAAGTGGGGATTCACAATCCCTTTAGCCGCCGTGAATGGGAAAAGCTGGTGCTGGATATGCTGGCCCGCTCGGGCCGGGGCGCTGACTGCATGGTCTACATCCAAGTGACCCGTGGCGTTGCCAAGCGTGATCATGCCTTTCCGGACCATGTGTCACCCAGTATTTTCATCATGGTCTCGCCTTTCAAGCGTGTGCAGCAAGAGCGCGAGACGGGTTTGAAGGCTGTGACCATTGACGATGAGCGCTGGTTGCGTTGCGATATAAAATCTACTTCGTTGCTGGGTAATGTGTTGGCTAAGCAGCAAGCTGTCCAGGCGGGTGTGGACGAGGTCATTCAGTTCAGAGATGGTTTTCTGACAGAGGGGGCTTCCTGCAACATCTGGATCGTGCGCGATGGCACCTTGCTGGCCCCCATGCGCAACAACCTGATCCTGGAAGGGGTGCGCTACAGTTTGATGGAGGAGCTTGCCGCTCAGGCAGGCATTGCTTTCCAGGCACGGCAGATCTTACGCGCAGAGGTCGACACTGCCGACGAAATTTTGATGACGTCAGCGACCAAAGAGGTGCTGCCCATCGTTGTATTTAATGGTCAGCCCGTCGGTGACGGGCTACCCGGCCCTGTCTTTGCCAAATTGCGCGAAGGCTATGACAAGGCCATCAAGGCTGCGGAGCAAGCATGA
- a CDS encoding DUF493 family protein encodes MTISPEESLIEYPSDFPIKVMGQTHDTLQDELLAIVLEHDPDFDAATIEVRPSKAGNYTGLTFTVRAVSREQLDNLYRALHAHHLVRVVM; translated from the coding sequence ATGACAATTTCACCCGAAGAATCATTAATTGAATATCCCAGTGACTTTCCTATCAAAGTCATGGGCCAGACCCACGACACCCTGCAAGACGAATTGCTGGCAATTGTTCTGGAGCACGACCCCGACTTTGACGCCGCCACCATTGAAGTGCGGCCCAGCAAGGCGGGCAATTACACTGGCCTGACTTTTACCGTGCGGGCCGTCTCGCGTGAGCAGTTGGATAATCTCTATCGTGCCCTGCACGCGCATCATCTTGTGCGCGTGGTGATGTAA
- the lipB gene encoding lipoyl(octanoyl) transferase LipB, with product MSDSVRIKWFERPSAYEPIWQAMRAFTELRGPDTPDEIWLVEHTPVYTQGQAGKPEHLLNAGGIPVVQTDRGGQITYHGPGQLMVYCLFDLRRAGLYVKEYVRLLEEAVMACLSHFGVEGACCKPGAPGVYVPQARCKTELAKISALGVKIRNGRSYHGLALNIGMDLKPFGGINPCGYEGLQTTDIASQGVEVSWEQAAQYLADYLAQAITSRATATVA from the coding sequence ATGTCCGACTCTGTTCGTATTAAATGGTTTGAGCGGCCTAGCGCCTATGAGCCCATCTGGCAGGCGATGCGCGCTTTTACCGAATTGCGCGGGCCGGACACGCCGGATGAAATCTGGCTTGTGGAGCACACCCCCGTTTATACCCAGGGGCAGGCCGGCAAGCCGGAGCATTTGCTCAATGCGGGTGGTATACCCGTGGTGCAAACCGACCGGGGCGGACAGATTACCTACCACGGCCCGGGTCAGCTGATGGTGTATTGTCTGTTTGACCTTCGCCGGGCGGGGCTGTACGTCAAAGAATATGTGCGTCTCCTGGAAGAGGCGGTAATGGCTTGTCTGAGCCATTTTGGGGTTGAGGGTGCCTGCTGCAAACCGGGTGCGCCTGGGGTGTACGTGCCGCAAGCGCGATGTAAGACCGAGCTGGCCAAGATCTCCGCGCTGGGCGTCAAAATCCGTAATGGCCGTTCTTACCATGGCCTTGCCTTGAATATAGGGATGGATCTCAAGCCGTTTGGCGGTATCAATCCCTGTGGCTATGAAGGGCTGCAGACCACGGATATCGCGTCGCAGGGTGTGGAGGTCTCCTGGGAGCAGGCGGCACAGTATCTGGCTGATTATCTGGCCCAGGCGATCACGTCGCGGGCAACGGCCACGGTTGCTTAG
- a CDS encoding enoyl-CoA hydratase has protein sequence MSHEHPADPVLLEQQGGLARITLNRPAQYNALSEEVLNSLQHILDSLGREPSLQCVIIQAEGNAFCAGHDLKQMRAKPEHDYYRELFSRCSRVMQSVLALPVPVIARVQGLATAAGCQLVATCDLAVASESTRFAVSGINVGLFCSTPAVALSRCIPPKAAMEMLMTGEFISAQRAQELGLINYAVPKDQLDQTVQRLADSIMAKSPVAVRAGKAMFYRQRSLAIEHAYDYAGQVMADNMMSNDACEGIDAFISKRMPQWSGT, from the coding sequence ATGTCACACGAGCACCCTGCCGATCCTGTCCTGCTTGAGCAACAGGGGGGACTGGCCCGCATCACCTTGAACCGACCCGCACAGTACAACGCGCTGTCCGAAGAAGTGCTGAACTCGTTACAACACATTCTGGACTCACTGGGCCGGGAACCCAGTCTGCAATGCGTCATCATCCAGGCCGAAGGTAACGCTTTTTGCGCGGGGCATGATCTGAAGCAAATGCGCGCCAAACCTGAACACGACTATTACCGAGAGCTGTTCAGCCGTTGCAGTCGCGTCATGCAAAGTGTGCTGGCCCTGCCCGTACCGGTGATTGCCCGTGTGCAAGGGCTGGCCACCGCCGCCGGCTGTCAGCTAGTTGCAACCTGCGACTTGGCTGTTGCCTCCGAATCCACCCGCTTTGCCGTGTCCGGCATTAACGTTGGCCTGTTCTGCTCCACCCCTGCCGTTGCCCTGTCACGCTGCATACCCCCCAAGGCCGCCATGGAAATGCTGATGACGGGCGAATTCATCAGTGCTCAGCGGGCTCAAGAGCTGGGGTTGATCAACTATGCAGTCCCCAAAGATCAGTTGGATCAAACGGTACAACGACTGGCCGACAGCATCATGGCAAAAAGTCCGGTCGCCGTGCGGGCCGGCAAAGCCATGTTCTATCGCCAGCGCAGCCTGGCTATCGAACATGCCTACGATTACGCAGGCCAGGTCATGGCCGACAACATGATGAGCAATGATGCTTGCGAAGGCATTGACGCTTTTATCAGCAAACGCATGCCGCAATGGAGCGGCACCTGA
- the lipA gene encoding lipoyl synthase: MTTPTDPSVDSKPTVRPRVVEYDATQKQKAEAKTSRIPIKVVQAERLKKPDWIRVKAAAPNSRFYEIKETLREHKLFSVCEEASCPNIGECFGKGTATFMIMGDKCTRRCPFCDVGHGRPDPLDENEPANLAKAIGAMKLSYVVITSVDRDDLRDGGAAHFVECIRQVREHSPSTTIEVLVPDFRARLDRALGILNACPPDVMNHNLETVPRLYKQARPGSDYHHSLKLLQEFKKLHPNIPTKSGLMVGLGETNEEILEVMRDMRAHDIDMLTIGQYLQPSGHHLPVMRYVTPDEFLMFEREAYAMGFTHAAVGAMVRSSYHADQQAHAAGVQP, from the coding sequence ATGACCACCCCTACCGATCCATCCGTCGATTCCAAACCTACTGTGCGCCCTCGCGTTGTTGAGTATGACGCCACGCAAAAGCAGAAAGCCGAGGCCAAGACCTCGCGCATTCCCATCAAGGTCGTGCAGGCAGAGCGTTTGAAAAAGCCTGACTGGATTCGGGTGAAAGCGGCTGCGCCGAACTCCCGTTTCTACGAGATCAAGGAAACCCTGCGCGAACACAAATTGTTTTCGGTGTGTGAGGAAGCATCCTGTCCCAATATCGGGGAATGTTTTGGCAAGGGCACAGCGACGTTCATGATCATGGGCGACAAATGCACCCGCCGTTGTCCCTTCTGTGATGTGGGTCATGGCCGCCCTGATCCTCTGGATGAGAACGAGCCCGCCAATCTGGCCAAGGCGATTGGGGCCATGAAGTTGTCCTACGTGGTAATTACCTCTGTGGACCGTGATGACTTGCGTGATGGGGGTGCGGCTCACTTTGTGGAATGTATCCGCCAGGTGCGCGAGCATTCTCCTTCCACGACCATCGAAGTGTTGGTGCCCGACTTTCGCGCACGTCTGGACCGAGCCCTGGGCATCCTGAATGCCTGCCCGCCGGATGTCATGAACCATAATCTTGAAACCGTTCCTCGTTTGTACAAGCAGGCGCGTCCTGGTTCGGACTATCACCATTCCTTGAAGCTGTTGCAAGAGTTCAAGAAGCTGCATCCCAATATTCCGACTAAATCGGGTCTGATGGTGGGCCTGGGTGAAACCAACGAAGAGATTTTGGAAGTGATGCGCGATATGCGTGCTCACGATATTGATATGCTGACCATTGGTCAGTATCTGCAGCCCTCGGGTCACCACTTGCCCGTGATGCGTTATGTGACGCCCGATGAGTTCTTGATGTTTGAACGTGAGGCCTATGCAATGGGCTTTACTCATGCCGCCGTGGGCGCCATGGTGCGTTCGTCCTATCACGCCGATCAGCAGGCACATGCTGCAGGTGTGCAGCCTTGA
- a CDS encoding uracil-DNA glycosylase yields MLSNNLLTENILDQVARLPADWRATLDQPELQNILATLAKWLDKECQDGAVIYPAAPFRALELLPLQKVSVVILGQDPYHGPDQAQGLSFSVPDTCPAPPSLRNIFKELELEYPQTPLPPSHDLSNWGRQGVLLLNTSLTVEDGLPASHAKKGWEQITDALLMNLAQQSTRPIVYMLWGAHAQAKEALIQQQAQCPHLILKANHPSPLAARRPPVPFIGCGHFRLANEWLTQQGATPIQWFATGA; encoded by the coding sequence ATGCTATCCAATAATCTCCTGACCGAGAACATTCTCGATCAGGTCGCTCGCCTTCCCGCTGACTGGCGCGCCACCCTGGATCAGCCAGAGCTACAGAACATACTGGCAACATTAGCCAAGTGGCTGGACAAGGAATGCCAGGACGGTGCCGTCATTTATCCCGCCGCCCCGTTCCGTGCTTTGGAGCTGCTACCACTACAAAAGGTCAGCGTCGTGATTCTGGGTCAGGACCCTTACCACGGCCCCGATCAAGCCCAGGGACTGTCGTTTTCGGTTCCGGACACCTGCCCTGCACCACCTAGTCTGCGCAATATCTTCAAAGAGCTGGAACTGGAGTATCCCCAGACCCCTCTCCCGCCCAGCCATGATCTGAGCAACTGGGGCCGACAAGGCGTGTTGCTCTTGAACACATCCCTAACCGTCGAGGATGGCTTGCCTGCCTCTCACGCCAAGAAAGGCTGGGAGCAAATTACCGACGCTTTACTGATGAACCTGGCCCAGCAAAGTACACGCCCTATTGTGTATATGTTGTGGGGTGCTCATGCCCAGGCCAAAGAGGCATTGATCCAGCAACAGGCTCAATGCCCCCATCTGATTCTGAAAGCCAATCATCCCTCCCCTTTGGCTGCGCGTCGCCCACCGGTCCCATTTATTGGCTGCGGTCATTTTCGACTAGCCAATGAGTGGCTCACACAACAAGGTGCCACGCCTATCCAATGGTTTGCCACTGGTGCCTGA